A stretch of Aphelocoma coerulescens isolate FSJ_1873_10779 chromosome 1A, UR_Acoe_1.0, whole genome shotgun sequence DNA encodes these proteins:
- the LOC138104561 gene encoding inositol 1,4,5-trisphosphate receptor-interacting protein-like 1, with amino-acid sequence MPGDNTAEGSEEEPGNVTGGVEDLDEVNEGENKDVKVEPDKDAGKEEGDGNEEKTNDVHMKAGNSDDVNEGVYEVDGKEEKADVKVEESSDASEQQSSDWIGQEDNSDGGNAVDHSGFAASEEKNTHLGNEETNVANRNEKQGDANANGEKNEDAKAGEQGNVAASEKEGRGDGKDKGSRGGIEEKEDTRDVGNKRGILLVDRIQCPVEDVERGRSVAAELMESFTRVFTDSVSNSFYPVPQEAIGVGSAFEGWSPRERDVVYRMLVPLNPPPGHAFHLELNSAGQMAARTFCVRVELVCTCEREQLGEKLLCFLHHSQKELRRKQKPSLLETLCTGSYLDVEKTSHWFYQLVRCSWLHLPQSYSWHLVFQPCSRSCQFRLSKGKESLMVEMLFGVRHGDSDIFVVSQPTEAQKGGSSSSVSSRPAKAESIASTAWPETYAVAEAKFFQHVARQVPCESLHLKCLQLFTFILRGTGFSSSTWKTVVMHVLTTVPLSKWRRREFERRLWDIMAYLRRCLQLKRLEHFVLGNKRLPAEISLPPAMRTVEPLNLFEHLARDPAAHAEAMQAYGQLRFRLWTLLSSH; translated from the coding sequence ATGCCAGGAGACAATACTGCTGAAGGAAGTGAAGAAGAACCTGGCAATGTTACTGGAGGTGTGGAAGACCTAGATGAagtaaatgaaggagaaaacaaggatgtgAAGGTGGAGCCAGACAAGGAtgctggaaaggaagaaggagatggaaatgaagaaaaaaccaatGATGTGCATATGAAGGCAGGCAACAGTGATGATGTAAATGAAGGAGTATACGAGGtagatggaaaggaagaaaaagcagatgtgaaggtggaggaaagcagtgatgCCAGTGAACAACAAAGCAGTGATTGGATTGGGCAGGAAGACAACAGTGATGGTGGGAATGCAGTAGACCACAGTGGGTTTGCTgcatctgaggaaaaaaacactcaccttggaaatgaagagaccaatgttgcaaacagaaatgagaaacaGGGTGATGCGAATGCAAATGGAGAGAAGAATGAAGATGCAAAAGCGGGAGAACAAGGTAATGTGGctgccagtgaaaaagaaggCCGTGGTGATGGCAAGGACAAAGGCAGCCGTGGTGGAAttgaagagaaagaagacaCCCGGGACGTTGGGAATAAGCGAGGGATCCTTTTAGTGGATCGCATACAGTGTCCTGTCGAGGACGTGGAGAGAGGTCGCTCAGTGGCAGCGGAGCTGATGGAGAGCTTCACGCGTGTCTTTACTGACAGCGTGAGCAATAGTTTCTACCCGGTGCCTCAAGAAGCCAtcggggtgggcagtgcctttgAGGGTTGGAGTCCCCGTGAGCGGGATGTGGTGTACCGCATGCTGGTCCCACTGAATCCCCCGCCGGGACACGccttccacctggagctgaacagtgccgggcagatggcagcaaggaccttctgcgtccgtgtggagctggtgtgcacgtgcgagagggagcagctgggcgagaagctgttgtgcttcctgcaccactCGCAGAAGGAGCTGCGGCGgaagcagaagcccagcctCCTAGAGACACTCTGCACCGGCTCCTACCTGGACGTGGAGAAAACCTCCCACTGGTTCTACCAGCTGGTGAGATGCTCgtggctgcatttgcctcagtCGTACTCGTGGCACTTggtgtttcagccctgcagccggTCCTGCCAATTCCGGCTGAGcaaaggcaaggagagcctgatGGTGGAGATGCTGTTTGGGGTGCGCCACGGGGACTCCGACATCTTTGTGGTcagccagcccacagaggcccagaaaggcggctccagcagctctgtgagcagccGGCCCGCCAAGGCCGAGTCCATCGCAAGCACAGCGTGGCCTGAGACGtacgctgtggcagaggcaaaattcttccagcacgtggccaggcaggtgccgtgtgagagcttgcacctgaaatgcctgcagctcttcaccttCATCCTGAGGGGCACAGGTTTTTCCAGCTCGACCTGGAAGACTGTGGTCATGCACGTGCTGACCACCGTACCGCTGTCCAAGTGGCGCAGGAGGGAATTTGAGCGGCGGCTGTGGGACATCATGGCATACCTGCGCCGCTGCCTGCAGTTGAAACGCCTGGAGCACTTTGTCCTGGGCAACAAGAGGCTTCCTGCGGAGATCAGCTTGCCGCCGGCAATGCGAACGGTCGAGCCGCTCAACCTCTTTGAGCACCTGGCCCGAGATCCGGCCGCCCACGCGGAGGCGATGCAAGCTTACGGTCAGCTGCGATTCCGCCTCTGgacgctgctctccagccactga